In one window of Arachis ipaensis cultivar K30076 chromosome B06, Araip1.1, whole genome shotgun sequence DNA:
- the LOC107605665 gene encoding uncharacterized protein LOC107605665: MSCKELFGGTYLLLNPQEATLLDLLRLLFSSKLQNRSFIECPVDIKAEEFRQRWLLFTSIVAQKLLFTSGNTMKMVGGNLELWLNTLSSNGGFLGLFKNKLKGKVITPDASSATFMSVAGFLDYRVDLDKSIQDKNDDAKYKALLSMMASKFSYENEEYVGNAIRNHWHMKFWGLYSFWNDFQELWSTKAIILQDTKTKPNLIVVAFRGTQPFNSAQWITDVDLSWYELPNVGKIHSGFMKALGLQKNGGWPKEIDQTSKSNHIYAYYTLREELKTMLHANEDAKFIVTGHSLGGALAILFAAILTLHEEAWLLDKLEGVYTFGQPRVGDQAFGDFMKESMRKYDVKYRRYVYCNDLVPRIPYEDKTLFFKHFGPSLYFNSLYQGQVLEEEPNKNYFSVLWVIPKILNAVWELVRGFFLPLVKGKEYKDTWLMTLARFVGLIIPGVSAHLPPDYVNVTRLGSLREIQDLSVSETSKTD, translated from the exons aTGTCTTGCAAGGAACTATTTGGTGGCACTTACCTCTTACTGAACCCTCAAGAGGCAACTCTTCTTGATCTTCTGAGACTCCTTTTTTCTTCTAAACTCCAAAACCGGAGTTTCATCGAATGTCCGGTGGACATTAAAGCAGAGGAATTCCGGCAAAGATGGCTCCTCTTCACCTCCATTGTCGCGCAAAAGCTTCTATTCACTTCAGGGAACACCATGAAAATGGTAGGAGGCAACTTGGAGTTGTGGCTCAATACACTTTCAAGCAATGGAGGATTTTTAGGGCTCTTCAAAAACAAACTAAAAG GAAAGGTGATAACACCAGATGCATCATCAGCAACGTTCATGTCCGTGGCAGGGTTCCTTGACTACCGAGTTGACTTAGACAAAAGCATTCAAGATAAGAACGATGATGCAAAGTACAAAGCTTTGTTATCTATGATGGCTTCAAAGTTCTCCTACGAGAATGAAGAATACGTTGGAAACGCAATTAGAAATCATTGGCAT ATGAAGTTTTGGGGGTTATACAGTTTCTGGAACG ATTTCCAAGAACTTTGGTCAACAAAAGCCATCATATTACAAGACACTAAGACCAAACCCAACTTGATTGTGGTTGCATTTAGAGGCACCCAACCATTTAATTCTGCCCAATGGATAACAGATGTAGATCTCTCATGGTATGAGCTTCCCAATGTTGGAAAGATCCATAGTGGGTTCATGAAAGCATTGGGCCTACAAAAAAATGGTGGGTGGCCCAAAGAGATAGATCAAACAAGCAAAAGTAATCATATTTATGCTTACTATACGCTTAGGGAGGAATTGAAAACAATGTTGCATGCAAATGAGGATGCAAAGTTCATAGTGACAGGGCATAGTTTGGGAGGGGCATTGGCAATTTTGTTTGCTGCAATTCTTACTTTGCATGAGGAGGCATGGCTTTTGGACAAGTTAGAAGGGGTTTACACATTTGGGCAGCCAAGGGTAGGGGACCAAGCATTTGGGGACTTCATGAAAGAGAGTATGAGAAAATATGATGTGAAATATAGGAGGTATGTTTATTGCAATGACTTGGTGCCTAGGATCCCTTATGAAGACAAAACCCTATTCTTTAAGCACTTTGGTCCTTCCTTATACTTCAACAGCTTGTACCAAGGGCAG GTTCTAGAGGAGGAGCCAAACAAGAATTACTTCTCTGTATTATGGGTCATACCCAAGATCTTAAACGCAGTTTGGGAGCTTGTGAGAGGATTCTTTCTCCCATTGGTTAAAGGCAAAGAATACAAAGACACTTGGTTGATGACACTGGCTAGGTTTGTTGGATTGATAATTCCAGGAGTATCAGCACATCTTCCCCCAGATTATGTCAATGTTACTCGACTGGGATCATTGCGAGAAATTCAGGATCTTTCCGTTTCAGAAACCTCAAAAACTGATTAA
- the LOC107605666 gene encoding uncharacterized protein LOC107605666: MPELGFHHHHHESAASWMRTRGRSRSRRSSSSSHTPASTRSTAALRGAAAAAAGDSTSPDSVIFTLESNLSFFSSASASVERCSFASDAHDRDSLASELSLHLAGNHESEFPQSETWSGPDPDPDPNKELADLAHSRKLQAVFCGKGEKAKVQKGDSDADSDDGNELLEFDSARNSFSLALRECQDRRSRSDALYNKHDRRRPASLDLNNGIATGSSPRLGAVKKSSVSSRRSGSGTFPSPGTPNYRQGGVAMQKGWCSERVPLHSSAARKQVGAALLPLSNGRTLPSKWEDAERWILSPVSGDGMGRVLPQQQRRPKSKSGPLGPPGIAFYSMYSPSVPMFEGRNGGNFIAGSPFSAGVISADGLAVTSGGHAGVLPGRTDPCMARSVSVHGCSEMQSQSSMPPQENFDCFKDAATNVSPEVSRRDMATQMSPEGSSCSSPNMRTSFSASTPPVLPITELQSVSFSKMDIRDVQVDERVTMTRWSKKHRALFSGRGSENVDRWKMKETSSQSSSLDSSERSKTASKAKREEAKIIAWENLQKAKAEAAIRKLEMKLEKKRASSMDKIMNKLRVAQKKAQEMRSSVSTNQPHQVVRTSHRALLFRRTGQMSSLSGCFTCHAF, encoded by the exons ATGCCGGAGCTAGGGTTTCACCATCACCACCACGAATCAGCAGCCTCATGGATGAGAACAAGAggaagaagcagaagcagaaggaGTAGCAGCAGCAGCCACACTCCTGCTTCTACCAGATCCACAGCTGCACTTCGCGGTGCCGCCGCCGCCGCTGCTGGTGACAGTACCAGTCCTGACTCCGTTATATTCACGCTCGAATCCAATCTCAGCTTCTTCTCCTCCGCCTCCGCCAGCGTCGAACGCTGCTCCTTCGCTTCCGATGCTCACGACCGTGATTCCCTCGCCTCCGAGCTCTCGCTG CATTTGGCAGGGAACCACGAGAGTGAGTTTCCACAGAGCGAGACCTGGAGCGGTCCAGATCCGGATCCGGATCCGAACAAAGAACTTGCAGATTTGGCGCATAGCAGGAAGCTACAAGCTGTGTTCTGTGGAAAGGGAGAAAAAGCGAAAG TTCAAAAGGGAGACAGTGATGCTGACAGTGATGATGGAAATGAATTATTGGAATTTGATTCTGCTAGAAACTCCTTTTCCCTAGCTCTGAGAG AATGCCAGGATAGGAGATCAAGATCTGATGCATTGTACAACAAGCATGATAGGAGAAGGCCTGCTTCATTGGATCTGAACAATGGCATTGCCACGGGATCTTCGCCTCGCCTTGGAGCTGTGAAAAAGAGTTCAGTTTCGTCTAGAAGGTCTGGTTCTGGCACTTTCCCTAGTCCCGGTACACCGAATTATCGGCAAGGTGGTGTTGCAATGCAAAAGGGTTGGTGCTCAGAGAGAGTTCCTTTGCATTCTAGTGCTGCGCGCAAGCAGGTTGGTGCGGCATTGTTGCCTCTCAGCAACGGCAGGACTTTGCCATCCAAGTGGGAAGATGCTGAGAGATGGATTCTGAGTCCTGTTTCAGGAGATGGCATGGGGAGAGTGCTCCCACAGCAGCAGAGGAGGCCCAAGTCAAAAAGTGGTCCACTTGGGCCACCTGGTATTGCATTTTACTCGATGTATTCACCTTCTGTGCCAATGTTTGAAGGCAGGAATGGAGGGAATTTTATTGCAGGTTCGCCGTTTTCTGCTGGTGTCATCTCAGCTGATGGATTAGCTGTCACTTCTGGTGGCCATGCTGGAGTGCTTCCGGGGAGAACGGATCCTTGTATGGCTCGCTCAGTTAGTGTCCATGGATGCTCTGAGATGCAGAGTCAGTCTTCAATGCCTCCCCAAG AGAATTTCGATTGTTTCAAAGATGCTGCCACCAATGTATCTCCGGAAGTTTCAAGGCGAGACATGGCAACACAGATGAGCCCAGAGGGTAGCTCATGCTCCTCTCCTAATATGAGGACTTCTTTCTCGGCCTCCACTCCACCTGTCCTGCCCATAACAGAATTGCAGAGTGTCTCATTCTCAAAAATGGATATCAGGGATGTGCAGGTAGATGAACGCGTTACAATGACAAGGTGGTCCAAGAAACACAGGGCTTTATTTTCTGGCAGAGGATCAGAAAATGTGGACCGCTGGAAAATGAAAGAAACAAGTTCTCAATCTTCATCTTTGGACAGTTCCGAAAGATCAAAGACTGCTTCAAA GGCTAAAAGGGAGGAAGCCAAAATCATTGCATGGGAGAACTTGCAAAAGGCAAAAGCTGAGGCAGCAATACGGAAACTAGAG ATGAAGTTGGAAAAGAAGCGAGCATCCTCTATGGATAAGATCATGAACAAACTGAGGGTAGCTCAGAAAAAAGCTCAGGAAATGAGAAGTTCAGTTTCAACCAACCAGCCCCATCAGGTTGTCAGAACTTCGCACAGGGCACTGTTATTTCGTAGAACTGGCCAGATGAGTTCTCTTAGTGGTTGTTTCACATGCCATGCCTTCTAA